In the Primulina eburnea isolate SZY01 chromosome 15, ASM2296580v1, whole genome shotgun sequence genome, ATGTTTGAGCTTAATGAAAATCGAATGGAGTGTGCCAAGGCACACAAAAGCCCCATTCGTATCAATTCTAAACTCCTACATCAACTACCAACTTTTTAGCATATACACTAGTACCCACCGAAAACCGAGAGAAAACGAACCGGTGTATCACTACAAAAGTTCTTCTCCCTTGTGTGTATATAAGAATATCATGAAAAggtgaaaagaaagaaagaaatgtctatatagatatataaaaaaaaagaaggaaaaaaaaagagaaagaaaatGTTGAATAAAGAGGGAAAGAGTATGACATGTGATGTGAAAAGGAGGACAAAATGATGAAAATGTGTGGCAAGGCAAGTGGAAGTGAAACAAAAGGAAGGAGACGCGTGTGAAGAATAAATTGGTTTGTTTTCTCTCACTTTTGACTCCCTACCTTCATTTGAAGGCATTAGCCATAGCCtaacgttataagcttaaaagacctattaaccgagTCACACGtacccaatatactagtggagaagagTTGTCAAAGTCAAGCCTATGGACACTTGAAAAATGCCGTCGATAGACACAGAGTTTGATTGTATACATGTGCCCATCTCATGATATTGGATGTTGCTTGGTTAATTGCTGTTTTCGTATTACCATTTTTTGTTTAGCCAAATATTACCCTGTAAGTTTTGTTGATTTGTGAAGGTAAATGCGTGTCTCAATGATTTTGCTAATTACGTGTGTGTCGAGGAGTCCAGAATTTTATGAGATGAACAACTATGAACTTATCTTGGCATTGGGAGTGGGTAAACAAGAATAGCAGAACAGACACGCACATGAACTGTGAGTAATTTGGCATGCGTTTGATTCAAAATCATGGAAATTATAATCTCTAAAGGCTAGTGGTTATCCTTTTATTCCACAACTCTTGTTCGTTTAATTACTTTCTTTAGGATGTGTTTAGTTTAGTCCAGTAatgttttagttttatttttgctcgggactagtaaaagtttaagtttggagggatttgataagtgcattttatgcacttaTATTATTCCTATATttcatatagattgttagtCTTTTTGGGCGGAATTACGCGTTTTTTGTTGTTcttggtgtgattgcaggaacCTAGGTGCGACTACAATATATGCGTGAAAACGAGCTAAAATGGCGCCTAGGAGAAGGGTGGAATGCAGTAAGCCCCGCGCATATGCCCGTCTTattttcgcgcacatgcgcgcaactGGCAGAaagatcggcgcatatgcgcccccaaagccgcgcacatgcgcgtaccATACAgtgagtctcgcgcatatgcgccgctcatggcgcgcatatgcgcgagagagaACAGGCGACAACCTGAGAGCAACGAGCATatgtgacttagggatgatttaggcaatttttggaacgtttgagcctttcaatCCTACCCATAACATCATAATATACCCTAGTGTCCCATGTTTGAGCTTAATGAAAATCGAATGGAGTGTGCCAAGGCACACAAAAGCCCCATTCGTATCAATTCTAAACTCCTACATCAACTACCAACTTTTTAGCATATACACTAGTACCCACCGAAAACCGAGAGAAAACGAACCGGTGTATCACTACAAAAGTTCTTCTCCCTTGTGTGTATATAAGAATATCATGAAAAggtgaaaagaaagaaagaaatgtctatatatatatatatataaagaagaaaaaaaaagagaaagaaaaagTTGAATAAAGAGGGAAAGAGTATGACATGTGATGTGAAAAGGAGGACAAAATGATGAAAATGTGTGGCAAGACAAGTGGAAGTGAAACAAAAGGAAGGAGACGCGTGTGAAGAATAAATTGGTTTGTTTTCTCTCACTTTTGACTCCCTACCTTCATTTGAAGGCATTAGCCATAGCCtaacgttataagcttaaaagacctattaaccgagTCACACGTACcaaatatactagtggagaagagTTGTCAAAGTCAAGCCTATGGACACTTGAAAAATGCCGTCGATAGACACAGAGTTTGATTGTATACATGTGCCCATCTCATGATATTGGATGTTGCTTGGTTAATTGCTGTTTTCGTATTACCATTTTTTGTTTAGCCAAATATTACCCTGTAAGTTTTGTTGATTTGTGAAGGTAAATGCGTGTCTCAATGATTTTGCTAATTACGTGTGTGTCGAGGAGTCCTGAATTTTATGAGATGAACAGCTATGAACTTATCTTGGCATTGGGAGTGGGTAAACAAGAATAGCAGAACAGACACGCACATGAACTGTGAGTAATTTGGCATGCGTTTGATTCAAAATCATGGAAATTATAATCTCTAAAGGCTAGTGGTTATCCTTTTATTCCACAACTCTTGTTCGTTTAATTACTTTCTTTAGGATGTGTTTAGTTTAGTCCAGTAatgttttagttttatttttgctcgggactaTGAGAAGGGTGGAATGCAGTAAGCCCCGCGCATATGCCCGTCTTattttcgcgcacatgcgcgcaactGGCAGATAGATCGGCACATATGCGCCCCCAAAGCCGTGCACATGCGCGTACCTTACAgtgagtctcgcgcatatgcaccgctcatggcgcgcatatgcgcgagagagaACAGGCGACAACCCGAGAgcaacgcgcatatgcgccgctcatgGCGCGCAAGACGAAGAGCAGCACCAGAAGcacccacgcatatgcgcgagtttgtgtcgcgcatatgcgcgcaacgcGACACTTCAGAAATAAATAGGTTTTCGTGTGGATTTTTAAGGGATTTTCCGAAATATTTCTTAGACGCAGGCCGTCATATCACTAGGAGGAAGAGAGAAAAGTCAGAGCATGGAGCACGTGacgcgaagaacggagataTAAGACGTTGAATCCGGACACGGAAACGCACTTtcatctctcgccaacacgttcttaattcggtttcttacttttacgtttttaataATTACaaacagattttgtattgatttaaattcgagtatgaactaattttatattcTAGAGATTGACGTAGTCTGGGTTGAACCTATATTAGTAACATTTTGAAGTTTCATGAATTAATTcgtcgtgtttatttgtgatttctcgtgattaatgcttttggattactggccataattcgattgatctaataattaaaatctaacactcgagagaggggattgaaattaggacaggagaaatcacatcgttagatatttataacgtgcaaaagacgtataactctgacgAATCCCTAAGAGGACCTTggttgcatttattacgtgttgcttgattttgaatagacatattaaaatcaataataagtaatacaGTTCTATTTATCACTCGATGGAGGGAATAGAAAACAAATTGCGAGTTCTTGGTTAGTAAATGCGATGCAATTTAATAACATGTTAGTTAATTTTGATTTAGCATAGGGGAAgccagacgaaatcatatctctagatttatttctTCAGTGAATTCTCTActgtgtgctagaattacaggaattattattttaattgaattgATTATAAACCAACCGTTtgatttgtctaaataaagtcgagctatgtcaattatggtatTTAATATACAATTGTAAATAATTACttttcgtgggatcgatatgtgtactcaaaccagtactaaaacttgacaccgtatacttgcggtagtgaaaacacgcaacaatcAGCCTCTGATCCATCATCTCCACTCAAATTTCCAGAAGTTGTGGAGTTCAAACATACTGAATTTTTGCAGATGTTGCGGCCAGGAGTGGCAACACCTAGAGCAACACCTAAAGGATTCACCTGCAGTCCGCGATTTTCTGTTAATAATGCAGTCAAGGAGGTTTGATTTTCTTCATCAGTGGATTTCTCCTCAGCATCGGATCCTTCATCGCTTAGGGACACATTGTAGCCTTTGTTCTTTCGCAATCTGTTAGGACATTCATTGGCATAGTGTCCAAAACCTTTGCACTCTCTACACTGCACCGACTCATATCTTTTTGAATTGAATTGTCCTTTGCCTTCATTCCTTGGTTGAAATTGTTGCTTGACAGGAAACCTTTGTCGCCTTTCAAGGGGTGGAAGACTTGGAAATTTCGAtggttgtgcatccttcttcttgtctcGGATTCTTTTCAAGTAATCACCGAATTTCTTTGTGATAAAGGAGATAGAGTCTTCACAAAGATCACAATCATTGACTTCTTGAGAAATTTGAAGAAGTTCATTGTATGAGTCATTTGAGGCTTAGAGTGCAGTTGTCTTTTGTTTATCCTTCTTTTGCATGTCCAGGTTCATCTCAAAGGTCCGAAGTGACCTGATAAGAGCTTCCAAAGCCATCTGAGAAGTGTCTTTAGCCTCATCTATTGCACAAATCTTTATGCTAAATCTTTCGGGCAAAGAACGAAGGACCTTGCTAACTAAACGCTCATTGGAGATAGGGTCTCCACAACTGAACGCTTCATTAGCAATTTTCCGTAGACGATGATCATAGTCTAGTATATTTTCAGATTCTTCCAACCTCATCATCTCGAATTTGGAAGTGAGCATCCTCAATCTGGTTCGTCGCACACTTTCAGAACCTTCACAGTGTCTTTGGAGGATATCCCATGCACTTTTAGCCGAAGTACATTTTGTGATTAAACTGAACATGTTCATGTCAACTGAAATAAATATAGCATTCAAGGCCTTTGAGTTGTAGTTCGAATTTTGCACTTCATCAGCAGTCCAGTCAGTTTCAGGCTTTGGCAAGTTGTCACCCTCTCGATCTAACATGACTGGTGGAGACCAACCATTGATGACACGCTGCCATGCCTGTTCATCTATAGATTTTATGTAGTATCTTATTTTGACTTTCCATAGGTTGTAATTTGTACTATCTAGGACTGGTGGTCGAAGTGCTGCGCTTGCAAATGAAGAGTCCATTTGATTAGATTTATtgtcaaacaaaacaaaaaccagAATCAGCACTTAGAATATCAAGAGTAGGTTCTGATACCACTTTTAAGGATTCTTTTGTCCGACAGATGCTCAAAAGAATAAGAATATCAGAATAGGATATAAAACAgtgaatttgtgttttatcagaattaggTGTTGttccagatgttacaacatctcggacaacatgcagcggaaaaatAAAGTTTATAGCACGAATTcactttaaataaatagatggacaagattaaatttgcacaagtataaatacttgtgcggtgccttatgtcaaaaattaatcactagaaaaaccgaatcgtttacacaaaaacctatcactagtgattatCACATAAATCAATTCCCTCAacactttgagaaaataaagcttTCTAACACAAATAACCAGGgtaaaacaaaacaagaaagaaaaacgTGTTGCTAAAAACAGATTTATGAGAAACCAGTCTTCGACCAACTTCTTCCCAGATGTTGTCCGCAGATGTTCTCAACATTCACATCAACACTCTATCACACTCTTCACAGCACGTCTCTCGAATAAGAGTTTTCTCTGAATTTCTGAACGTGCATACGTGAGTGAATATTGACCGAGAGGAGGAAGAAGCTCAATGATGTCCTTggtctcttatttatagatgtagAGTTTCATTCCATAAGGAAACATATTTCACAAGGAAAGATAAgagttttatta is a window encoding:
- the LOC140814369 gene encoding uncharacterized protein, with the protein product MDSSFASAALRPPVLDSTNYNLWKVKIRYYIKSIDEQAWQRVINGWSPPVMLDREGDNLPKPETDWTADEVQNSNYNSKALNAIFISVDMNMFSLITKCTSAKSAWDILQRHCEGSESVRRTRLRMLTSKFEMMRLEESENILDYDHRLRKIANEAFSCGDPISNERLVSKVLRSLPERFSIKICAIDEAKDTSQMALEALIRIRDKKKDAQPSKFPSLPPLERRQRFPVKQQFQPRNEGKGQFNSKRYESVQCRECKGFGHYANECPNRLRKNKGYNVSLSDEGSDAEEKSTDEENQTSLTALLTENRGLQVNPLGVALGVATPGRNICKNSAMANAFK